The genomic segment CGCGCAGCGGAACGCCGCCTGCCCTCGAATTTTGGAGCCTTCTAAATCAGTTACACCTTTCAATTTCATTATGTCTCCCATGCATGAAAATAGTGCTGCTCAAATACCATATGCGTCTTCGCAGCGTGCGCGAGCAAACGATGTTTGCAAAACGTGATGGGCCACACACTGAACTTGAATCCGAGGCGTTACGTTGTCTCCCGGCTTAACGGTAACGCACGGAGGCGAACCATGGATATCCTGCCGGATCAATCCTATGACGACATCACCGCTCTCGCAGCACTGATTTGCGACACGTCGATTGCCCTGGTCAGCCTGATCGATGATGGTCAGCAGCGATTCAAATCACAGCACGGTGTCAACGCGGGGCAGGCGTCCCGGGCCGCACCCTTTTGTGAACAGACAATTGCTCGGCCGAATCAGCTGTTCGTGATTCCCGACGCGCGCCATGACAAACATTTCGCCGACACTCCTCTGACAATGGACGGATCGCCGATACGTTTCTACGCTGGCGCAGCGCTGGTAACCTCGGGGGGCGACACGCTCGGTACGTTGTGCGTCATCGATCAAGTCCCGCGTCAACTCACGGACGACCAGAAAAACGCGCTGTTGGCGCTGTCACGGCAGGTCGTTGCTCAAGTCGAACTGAGCAACGCGGTGGAAGAGTTGAAAAAAAACAACACCGCAAAATTACGCAATTACCAGGGCCAGGTCGAGGAATACCAGCGGCGGCTCGAGCTGAGCAATGCCCGCCTCAAGACACTGAGCGTCACTGACGACCTAACCGGTCTGAATAATCGTTTCGCGTTTGAAGAAGAGTTTCCCGACGCGGTTCAGCGTGCGTGGCAATCTGAATCACCGCTGTCGCT from the Gammaproteobacteria bacterium genome contains:
- a CDS encoding sensor domain-containing diguanylate cyclase, whose translation is MDILPDQSYDDITALAALICDTSIALVSLIDDGQQRFKSQHGVNAGQASRAAPFCEQTIARPNQLFVIPDARHDKHFADTPLTMDGSPIRFYAGAALVTSGGDTLGTLCVIDQVPRQLTDDQKNALLALSRQVVAQVELSNAVEELKKNNTAKLRNYQGQVEEYQRRLELSNARLKTLSVTDDLTGLNNRFAFEEEFPDAVQRAWQSESPLSLLFLDADHFKSYNDEFGHPAGDDALRTIAGYLKGSMRTTDFVARIGGEEFVIILPGASRESARALAERCRKALELAAWHKRPITVSIGISSLDGRNINTGTLLSEADQALYHSKATGRNRVSHANDLTEQDLLVCASSVPRVLAS